The genomic segment TCCGGCCTCATCGATGCACACCAGGCCGCCAGCGGTTCCCGCGTAGATTGTCCTCCCGTCCGTGATGAGCGCGCGCACACTGTTTGCCGAGGTAAAACTCTTCCAATCCCCCACGCCGGCTTGCGCGCCGGAACACACCAGCACTATCACGAGGGCTATGTGGAGGGTCGCTCTCAATGCTTTTCGCCTACCAGGTGAGTGGTAAAAACACCCCGCCAGCAGGAGCTGGCCATGATTCACTGCAAGCGCGCGAACAGGTCCGCCATCTCGATGGCGCTGAGCGCCGCCTGCCACCCTTTGTTGCCCGCCTTCGTTCCCGCGCGCTCCAATGCTTGCTCAAGGTTGTCGGGCGTGAGCACTCCGTAGATGGTGGGCACCCCAGTGGCAAGACCAACCTGGGCAATGCCTTTGGTTACTTCTGCGGCGATGTACTCAAAATGCGGCGTCGCCCCCCGAATAACTGCTCCCAAGCAGATGACGGCGTCGTAGCGCTTGGAGGCTGCCAGCCGCTGCGCTGCCGCGGGAATCTCGAACGAACCGGGCACCCA from the Calditrichota bacterium genome contains:
- a CDS encoding 6,7-dimethyl-8-ribityllumazine synthase gives rise to the protein MPAVTEGLLSAKDRSFAIVVSRFNELISKQLLDGALDCLRRHGAAEEKIHIVWVPGSFEIPAAAQRLAASKRYDAVICLGAVIRGATPHFEYIAAEVTKGIAQVGLATGVPTIYGVLTPDNLEQALERAGTKAGNKGWQAALSAIEMADLFARLQ